The Dunckerocampus dactyliophorus isolate RoL2022-P2 chromosome 1, RoL_Ddac_1.1, whole genome shotgun sequence genome has a segment encoding these proteins:
- the fam117ba gene encoding protein FAM117B — translation MRDKATQTPRAWADERRRGSHKRSASCGSTDQLKEIAKLRQQLQRSKRSSRHRRDKERKSPFNGGSHAIMQSQAPIPKTILIPIPIAKSSAPRFRNSVEGLNQEIERIIIRDTPEKDETIVPQDVPDGHRAPPPMPPQRSSSTRSIDTQTPSGAGGLGGSHSNSSSRPDSISPSYLTVLNDASGGGGGSPFEEKELGHYSPLPKYAASPRPNNSYTFKREPPEGCEKVKVSEESLPKTLQEIPPFLCPDRNKVNFIPNSGSAFCLVSILKPLLPTPDLNFRPGVGLRSLSPSLVPLSTQPCLLEEPESF, via the exons ATGAGGGACAAAGCCACGCAG aCCCCCAGGGCCTGGGCAGATGAGAGGAGGCGGGGCTCCCACAAGCGTTCGGCCTCCTGCGGGAGCACCGACCAGCTCAAGGAG ATCGCGAAGCTGCGCCAGCAACTCCAGCGCAGCAAGCGGAGCAGTCGCCATCGGAGGGACAAAGAACGCAAGTCGCCCTTCAATGGCGGCAGCCACGCCATCATGCAGTCGCAG GCGCCCATTCCCAAAACCATTCTGATACCCATCCCGATAGCCAAGTCGTCTGCCCCTCGTTTCCGCAACAGCGTGGAGGGTCTCAACCAGGAGATCGAACGCATCATCATCCGAGACACCCCTGAGAAGGACGAGACCATTGTG CCACAGGACGTCCCTGATGGGCACCGTGCGCCGCCGCCCATGCCCCCGCAGCGCAGCAGCAGCACCCGCAGCATCGACACGCAGACCCCCTCGGGGGCCGGTGGCCTGGGCGGTAGCcatagcaacagcagcagccgcCCCGACTCCATCTCGCCATCCTACCTCACCGTCCTCAACGATGcgagcggcggcggcggcggcagccCCTTTGAGGAAAAAGAGCTGGGTCATTACTCGCCGCTGCCAAAGTACGCCGCTTCACCGCGGCCCAACAATAGCTACACTTTCAAGAGAGAACCTCCGGAGGGTTGCGAGAAAGTCAAAGTGTCTGAGGAGTCTCT GCCAAAAACTCTGCAAGAGATCCCCCCCTTCCTGTGTCCTGACCGCAACAAGGTCAACTTCATCCCCAACAGCGGTTCCGCCTTCTGCCTCGTCAGCATCCTCAAACCCCTGCTCCCCACCCCGGACCTTAACTTCCGCCCCGGGGTGGGCCTGCGTAGTCTGTCCCCGTCGCTGGTGCCTCTGTCCACCCAGCCCTGCCTCCTGGAGGAGCCCGAGAGCTTCTGA
- the ical1 gene encoding islet cell autoantigen 1-like → MEGFVGDLLGEDSSVMARMQKKFWKTKQVLIKATGKKEDEYVVASDADLDAKLEFFRSVQSTCTELLKVIEKYQLRITRLSQEENELGLFLRFQAERDRTKAGNMMDATSKALCTSAKKRMALSPPLHRLHQEVETFRRRAIADTLLTVGRMEKARTEYRGALLWMKDISQELDPDTYKQLEKFRKVQGQVRATKSEFEKLKNDVCQKVDMLGASRCNMLSHSLCNYQTTLLQFWEKTAHALSDIHDAFQGHIPYQFTTLKDLRDPLEQMTETQQEEDKGKVLQSNIDSLVCLDDGASDGAVDKGPAPSSLKGDSGVLRDSTGTGPMPEDEEGERGDMAFLKDLLSPPPGAADDFSQEWQDAFGLFEASSAVPAVPAPVQTAPQAPCASPAPTGFLPSQLLDHSLSSTGWSTPPMFQVPPLQPPATQSQSVAPAPPSAASAAAGRSRDMSAWFNLFADLDPLSNPDAIGRSADELLNA, encoded by the exons ATGGAAGG GTTTGTCGGGGACCTGCTCGGTGAGGACAGCTCAGTAATGGCGCGCATGCAGAAGAAGTTCTGGAAGACCAAGCAAGTCCTCATCAAAGCTACTGGCAAAAAAGAGGACGAGTACGTGGTGGCCTCAGACGCCGATCTGGACGCAAAGCTGGAG TTCTTTCGTTCAGTTCAGTCCACCTGCACCGAGTTGCTGAAAGTGATCGAGAAGTACCAGCTTAGGATCACAC gtTTGTCCCAGGAGGAGAACGAGCTGGGCCTGTTTTTGCGCTTCCAAGCTGAACGAGACCGCACCAAGGCCGGCAACATGATGGACGCCACCAGCAAGGCTCTGTGCACCTCTGCCAAGAAAAG GATGGCACTCAGCCCGCCGCTGCACCGTTTACACCAGGAGGTGGAAACTTTCAGACGGCGCGCCATCGCCGATACGCTGCTGACCGTCGGACGCATGGAGAAAGCTCGCACAGAGTACAGAGGAGCGCTGCTCTGGATGAAAGACATCTCTCAAGAACTCGACCCAGACACTTATAAACAGCTGGAAAAGTTCCGCAAG GTTCAAGGCCAGGTGAGGGCGACAAAGAGCGAGTTTGAGAAGCTAAAGAACGACGTGTGCCAGAAGGTGGACATGCTGGGTGCCAGCCGCTGCAACATGCTGTCACACTCGCTCTGCAACTACCAG ACCACCCTGCTGCAGTTCTGGGAGAAGACGGCCCACGCCCTGTCCGACATCCACGATGCATTTCAGGGACACATACCATACCAGTTCACTACACTCAAG GACCTGCGGGACCCTTTGGAGCAAATGACTGAAACACAGCAAGAAGAGGACAAGGGGAAGGTTCTGCAGAGCAACATAGACAG TCTGGTGTGCTTGGATGACGGAGCATCAGACGGTGCTGTTGACAAAG GCCCCGCCCCCAGCAGCCTAAAAGGTGACAGTG GTGTTTTGCGGGACTCCACTGGCACGGGGCCGATGCCAGAGGATGAAGAAGGTGAACGGGGTGACATGGCATTCCTCAAAGACCTGCTCAGCCCGCCTCCCGGCGCTGCCGACGACTTCAGCCAGGAGTGGCAGGATGCTTTCGGGCTCTTTGAGGCCAGCAGCGCTGTCCCTGCAGTCCCTGCTCCGGTTCAGACCGCTCCCCAGGCCCCATGCGCCTCCCCTGCCCCTACTGGCTTCCTGCCTTCCCAGCTGCTGGACCACAGTCTGAGTTCCACAG gCTGGTCAACGCCACCTATGTTCCAAGTTCCGCCCCTTCAGCCTCCTGCCACTCAGAGCCAATCAGTTGCTCCGGCTCCACCTTCTGCAGCCAGTG CTGCTGCAGGTAGATCCAGAGATATGTCTGCGTGGTTCAACCTCTTCGCAGATCTGGACCCACTTTCCAACCCCGATGCTATCGGACGCTCTGCCGACGAGCTGCTCAACGCCTGA